Part of the Solwaraspora sp. WMMA2065 genome is shown below.
TTGGATAACTGATAACCTGTCCAGTTTCCGTACGCCCTGCTCCACCTTTTCGACCCAGCTTTTTGACTTGCCGATGCGGTCGGCGAGGACTTGTTGTGTCATTCTGCTTCGCATCCGCCATTGGGCTACTCGGCGTCCGATCGGTATAGGCGTCGCAGCCTTCCCTTGCTCGGTCGTTGTCACGGCAGGGGCTGGCGATCCGTGTTGCCGCTTCGCTGTTCGGCCTGCTCGTTCCGGTTGGCCGGTCGCGGGTTGGCCGGCGGGCTTCCGCTGGCAGGGTGGTCGCGTTCCTGCGCGGGGTGCACGACGTCGATTGCCAGGTGTGGACGTTGGAACCATTTCCCGAGCACGATTCCTCCGTGGAGATTGAGCGGTTGTTGTCGCCCTTGCTGGGAGCCGTGACGTGCTGCGGTGAACCTTCGAATGTTTGACCCGGTTGACCGGTCCGGCTCGGAAACGTTTGAGTACCGTTCGCTTTACGGGTGGGTCCAGCGTACGAATCGTTGGTTGAGGTCTTCGGGGTCGGTGATGGCGTTGGGGTCGAGTTTGGTGAAGTCTCGGGTGGCTTGGTGGAGCATGACGCCCATGTAGGTGGGTAGTGCGGCTGGGTTGGTGCGGAATTGGTTGATGAGGTCGATTCGGGCTTGTCCGCATGGCCAGGGGTGGGCGCAGGTGCGGCAGAGCCAGAGTGGTCGTAGTGGTGTGTGTGTTCTATGCGCTTGGCGGTTGTGGACGGGTGATTGGTTCGGTGGTGTTGTCACGAGTTCAAGGGTGTCGGTGTGACTAGCCCCTTGTCAATATGCCAGTAGCAGTTTGCCAAGTGGCGGTTTGACTAGTTGGCGTTTGAATAGTGTGCGGGCATGGGTCGCCACCTGTACGGGCCGCAGGAGCTGCAAGAGCGGCTCCGGGTGTCCCGTCAGCGGGTACAGCAGCTCATCCGACGTCCGGATTTCCCGGAGCCGTATGACCGTCTGGCTATGGGTTCTGTGTGGCGGATCGCGGACGTGGAAGCGTGGATCAAGAAGTTCCGGCCGCATCTGGATGAGCCGGACGAGGACTAGCTAACCCGTTCTGGTGTCCGTGAGTCCGCCGGTGGCGTGGTGGATGGTGTGGGCTGCCTCCTGCGGGTCGGTGGTGGCGGTGTCGATGGTCAGGTCCGCGTCGACGGGCGGTGTCTGGTCCCACGCCGTCAGGCGGTCGGCGGTGTCTCCGGTGGCGCGTTTCCGGATGCGGTGTGCGGCGATGTCGCGGGGGCACCACAGGTAGACGACCAGCCACCGGGCCGTTGGGATGGCGTCGGTGACGGCGTGGATGCCGTCGGGTTGGCCCAGGTGCAGAACGGGGACGCCGGTGGTGAGCGCCTGGTCCAGGCCGTGACGGTCGATGACGTAGGTGGCCCCGTACCGCTGGTTGCGCCAGATGATGCCGCCGGCCGCTTCTAGGGCGTCAAGGTGGTCGGGGGTGGTCATGCGGTAGCCGCTGGTCCGTCCCCTGCCGGTTTTGAGTCTGGCGAACAGGTGGTAGGCGGGGTCGATGGCGGTAAGCCGTTCGGTGACGGTGTCTTTGCCGGCCGCTGGTGGGCCGTAGAGGATGACGCCCCGTTTCATGCGGTTGCCGCCGGCGCGGCGAGGATCGCGGACAGCAGGTCTTTGGCCTGCTTCTGCAGGGGGACGCTGGACGCGCAGTTGTCGATGACGGTGTGGGGTGCGGCCGGGCGCATGTCGAAGTTGACGGTGTCGAGGTAGGCGGGCCAGTTGGCGAGTTTGGCGGCGTCGCGGGCCGCGCCCCGGTGGCGGATGTAGGTGTGCATAGTGTCGGCGTCGCAGTACACCCACACGAACAAGGTTTGGGCGTTCATGGCGGTGTGGCTGGCCTGGATGCGGTCGACCCATGCCGTGTCGGTGAACTCGCGGATGAACGGGGCGGTGACGATGGCGCTGTTGCCGCAGGCGACGTTCTCATGGGCTACCGCGATGAGGGATTCGTACTCGCGTGGCCGGACCTTGGTGAAGTAGTCGTCTGACTCGCGGTCGTGGGGTGACAGGCCGAGGAGTTCCAACGCGGCTTCGACGACGGGGCGGGTGATGGTGTCCTTGTCGAGCATGGGCCAGCCGGTTTCCCTGGCGAGGATGCGCCCGAGTTCGGTCTTCCCGCTGCCGGCGTAGCCGCCGATCATCACGACCCGTGGGGTGCGGAGGCGGATGTCACCGCCGCGTGTCTGGTTGGGGGCGTTGACGATCCGCTTCGATCGGGACTTGCTGACGATGAGTCCTTCGTCGCCGAGGATCTTCATCGCTTCGGAGATCGTGAAGACGCTGACGTCCCAGCGTTCGGCGAGTTCGCGGGTGGACGGCAGGGTGTCACCGTCGCGGAGGACGCCTGCTTCGATCTCGTTGCGCAGGTTCCGGGCCACCTGTTGGTGCAGGGAGTCTGGTCGGCTGAGTCGGGGCTGAGGGGATGTCATGGGGTCCTCTCGCGTCGGGCGTCTGTCCGCGTCTGTCCAGGGAAGCCTACCAGTTGCCTAACAGATGGTATGCCTATCGCCGCAGGTCAGGGGCCAAGTTTGATCTTCATCCGCCCCTAACAGTTGACCTGGCTTCATATCAGTTGTTAGCTTCATGTCGCTGGTCACGCCGACCGGCCAGGCCGAACAGGTCTGTAGAGGTCACCGCTGTGTCTTGTGGAGGAACGCGACATGCAGGCACCCCCTGTCCCGGACCCGACCGAGGTCGGTCCCACCGCCGCCGATCTGGTGGCGATCGAACGTGAGTGGCCGTTGATTGAGGCCGAGTTGGCGTTGCTGGACGCGGAGATCACCGCCCTGTACGCCGATGGCGGTCCGTCGCTGCTTGACCGTCGTCGGGTGCGGCGGGCTGAGCAGCGGGTGATGCGGGAAGCCGCCGCCCTGGGCGACGTCCAGGCCGTGACCGCGCTGCGGGTACGCAAGGCGGTGGCCTGATGACGACGCCCGCGAGCATGTACCCCCGCCCGGTGCAGGAGCTGTTGCCCGCTGCCCGTGCGATCGCCGTCCGCCTGGGTGAGGTTCCGTCGCGGAACCTGCTGATGAGGGAACTGCGGGTGGGTTCGCCGAAGGCGACCGCCCTACGGGAAGCCCTGAACCAGGAACAGCAGGATCAGGACGGGGGTCAGGTTGAGCCCGCCGGTGGGCACCGGGGGTTGCACCTGGTCCGCGACACCACCACCGACCGGCCTGCCGAGGTTGACGCCCCGGCCCCGGTCGACGCGTCGCCGGAGCCGTCGCCGGTGTCGGCGGATGTGTCGGCGGACCCGGTGCCGGTCGCCCCTGCTGACGAGTCGTCGGCCGGGTCCGGTGCGGACCAGCCGTCGCCGGTCGCCGAGGACACCGCGCAGCCGTTGTCGCCGGTGGCGGTGGACGGACACCCAGACACGAAGATCACGACCAGCGTGCCCCGGCAGGTCCGGTCGCCGGTGCGGTCGTGGGTGCTGCTGTTGCTGGCCGCTCCCGCGTTCGTGGCGATCTGGTCCGGCTGGGTCGGCCTGGGTGAGCTGACCGGGTTCGGTGTGGTGCACCCGCTACCGGGCATCTGGGATTCCCTCGCGGTGAACACGGCGATCACGTTGCCGATCGGCGTCGAAGCCTACGCCGCCTACGCGCTGCGGGCGTGGCTCGCACCCGACGGGGTTCCGCCACGGGCACGGCGGTTCGCGGCCTGGTCCGCGATCGGCTCGCTCGTTCTGGGTGCGGCCGGGCAGGTGGCGTATCACCTGATGGAGTCCGCCGGCATCACCGCCGCCCCGTGGTGGATCACGACCGTCGTCGCCTGTCTGCCGGTGGCTGTGCTCGGTATGGGCGCCGCTCTGGCTCACCTGCTGCACACCGACCGCCAGCAGCGGGAGCCGTGACTTTGCCCGGCGGCGCGGCCCATGGCCTAGGAACCTTCGCCGCGCCGCCGGCCCCTCGACCCTCAGCAATCGCTTCGGGAAGGACTCTCATCGTGGCATCCACGGCGTCACCGGACGAGTTGCCGTCAACGGAAATCGTGTCGCGTATCCAGCACACCCCGGCCGGCGCGAAGGCGTGGGTGGAGCGTGACGGGCGCGGCCGGCTGTTCGTCCGCTGCCAGGGCTGCACCCTCTACCGCCAGGTCGACGGCATGGCTCCCGCCCTGGCCGCGCTGGTCAACCACCTACCCGCCTGCCCCGCCGACGCGACCGACGTCGACACCGGTCCGGCCTGACCTGTCGAGCGACCGGGCGCGGCTACGGCTGCGCGGGCCGCGCCCGGTCCCTTCCCCCGGCTTTCCCCCTTGGTTCTGGACTTTCTGTTGGAGGCAATCCCCATGCCCACCCCTGACGACGGTTACGACTGGCAGGCAGCGGAAGCCGACCTCACCACCGACGGCAGTGCGGATGTGGTCGACCTGACTGCCCGCCGCCGCAAGACCAACCCGGCCGGGTCGTTCGCGGTCGACATCGACGACGAGAGCGACGACCGCGACGACGACGCCCCGGTCCCGGTCAACCCACCCGCAACCCCCGCTGGTGGCAGGTCCCGGCTGGCTGCTGTGGTGGGTGCGGAGCGTCGGCCGATCATCCCCGCCTGGCTACGCTCCCGCTCGGAGCTGCGGAACGTGGTGCGGTGGACGGCAGGCCACTACACGCACGTCAGCATGTATCACCTGTCCCGGTCGCCGAAGTACGCGGCACGGTTGGCGTGGCGTGCCCCGTTCGGTGTGGCCCGGCTGCTGGGCCACACGGTGCGGTGGGTGACCGACGCCGAGGGTATCCCCGTGCGCCTGGCCGTCGTGCGGCAGGAGAACGCCGAACTCTATTTGAAGCTGTCGCGGCAGCGTGACGTGCGGGTCCGGTGGCGCGGCCTGGTCCTGACCGCGATCCTGTTGCTCGGCGTGCCGACCGTGCTCACGTTGATGGCCCTGGCGGGGTCGTGGCAGCGGTGGGCGATCCTCGCCGGTGTCGTGGCTCTGTTCGGTGTGGCGGGTACGCCGAAGGACAAGCCGCTGTTGGACGTCGCGGCTGTCAGTCCGCGTGTGCGGAAGCTGTCCGCCGATGTGGTCACCCGCGCCTTCCTGGCCGCCGGGTTGTGCAAGCCGGACGACCTGATCACCTTCCCCGCCCCGATCATGCGCGACGGACCCGGCTGGCGTGCCGTGATCGATCTGCCGTACTGGACGAACGCTGACAAGGCGATCAAGAAGCGTGACCAGCTTGCCGCCGGCCTCGACCTCGATGAGGTGCAGGTGTGGCCGGAGCGGGTACGCGGCACCGCCGGTTCGGCCCGCCGGCTGGCGTTGTGGGTCGCTGATGAGGACCCGTACGCCAAGGGGTCCGGCGCGTGGCCGCTCATCGGCAAGGGCAGCGTGAACATCTTCGCGCCGTTCCCGTTTGGGCAGGATCAGCGCGGACGCCCGGTGCCGCTGCTGCTCATGTTCACGTCCCTGCTCGTCGGTGCGATCCCGCGTATGGGGAAGACGTTCGCCGCACGGCTCCCGGTGCTCGCGGCGGCGTTGGATCCGATCGTTGAGCTGCACATCTATGACGGCAAGGGCGGTCAGGACTGGCGACCGTTCGAACGGATCGCCCACCGTACCGGCTACGGCGTCCGCGACGAGGTCGTTCAAGCGCTGGTCGACGACCTTCGCGGCCTGGTCGCCGACATGAACCGCCGCTACGACACCATCGCCACCCTGCCCGCCGACCTGTGCCCCGAATCCAAGGTCACCCGGCAGATCGCCGAGAAGCGGTCGCTGAAGTTGTGGCCGATCCTCGTGGCGGTTGACGAGTTTCAGCGCTACTCCGCCCATCCCGTGCACGGCGACGAGATCGTGTCGCTGCTGACCGAACTGTGCAAGGTCGGCCCGTCGGTCGGCATCATGATCCTGCTCGCCACGCAGAAGCCGGACGGCAAAGCGGTCCCGACCGACCTGCGCGACAACATCGGCACCCGCTTCGCGCTGAAAACCATGACGTGGCAGTCCTCGGAAGCCGTCCTCGGTGCCGGGTCGTACACGGCCGGGTATGACTCGTCGCGCTTCCAACGCGGACACAAGGGCGTCGGCATCCTGCTCGGTGCGGACGACTCCGGCTCGGTCGACGAGGCCGTGACCGTGCGGACGAACCTCGCCGAAATGGCCGACGTCGAAAAAGTCATCAACCGTGCCCGTGAGCTGCGGGAGCGGGCCGGCACCCTCACCGGCCACGCCATCGGCCAGGCACCCGAGACGGTGGCCCGTGCCGGGGACACGTTGTTGGACGACATCCTCACCGTCGTCCCCAAGGGTGAGGCGAAGGTGTGGTCAGAGACCGTCGTCGCCCGACTCGCCGAACTGCGCCCCGAGGTCTACGGCGGGTGGGAGACGGGGAACCTCGCCCCGGCGCTCAAGCCGCACGGGGTCACGGTCGGCCGGCAGGTGTGGGGCACCGACCCGGTCACCGGGGAACGCGCCAACCGCAAGGGCATCCTGCGCGACGACATCACCACCGCTGTAACCAAGCGTGACCAACGCCGGAAGGCGGGATAGCCGCTCGCGGGCCGCTAGGTCTAGCCCCATCACCCGCTAGACCTAGCGGCACCGCTAGCCCTCGAAACAAACCCCTGCCAGGACGCTAGCCGCCTAGCGCCCCTACCCCCGCACGCCCGAAACCGCCCGTGGAGGCACCCCGTGGACCCGTACGCCACCCTCGCTAGCCTGCTCTGCCCCCTCGCCACCCT
Proteins encoded:
- a CDS encoding helix-turn-helix domain-containing protein is translated as MGRHLYGPQELQERLRVSRQRVQQLIRRPDFPEPYDRLAMGSVWRIADVEAWIKKFRPHLDEPDED
- a CDS encoding kinase; this encodes MKRGVILYGPPAAGKDTVTERLTAIDPAYHLFARLKTGRGRTSGYRMTTPDHLDALEAAGGIIWRNQRYGATYVIDRHGLDQALTTGVPVLHLGQPDGIHAVTDAIPTARWLVVYLWCPRDIAAHRIRKRATGDTADRLTAWDQTPPVDADLTIDTATTDPQEAAHTIHHATGGLTDTRTG
- a CDS encoding GntR family transcriptional regulator — translated: MTSPQPRLSRPDSLHQQVARNLRNEIEAGVLRDGDTLPSTRELAERWDVSVFTISEAMKILGDEGLIVSKSRSKRIVNAPNQTRGGDIRLRTPRVVMIGGYAGSGKTELGRILARETGWPMLDKDTITRPVVEAALELLGLSPHDRESDDYFTKVRPREYESLIAVAHENVACGNSAIVTAPFIREFTDTAWVDRIQASHTAMNAQTLFVWVYCDADTMHTYIRHRGAARDAAKLANWPAYLDTVNFDMRPAAPHTVIDNCASSVPLQKQAKDLLSAILAAPAATA
- a CDS encoding DUF6284 family protein codes for the protein MQAPPVPDPTEVGPTAADLVAIEREWPLIEAELALLDAEITALYADGGPSLLDRRRVRRAEQRVMREAAALGDVQAVTALRVRKAVA
- a CDS encoding ABC transporter permease, which encodes MTTPASMYPRPVQELLPAARAIAVRLGEVPSRNLLMRELRVGSPKATALREALNQEQQDQDGGQVEPAGGHRGLHLVRDTTTDRPAEVDAPAPVDASPEPSPVSADVSADPVPVAPADESSAGSGADQPSPVAEDTAQPLSPVAVDGHPDTKITTSVPRQVRSPVRSWVLLLLAAPAFVAIWSGWVGLGELTGFGVVHPLPGIWDSLAVNTAITLPIGVEAYAAYALRAWLAPDGVPPRARRFAAWSAIGSLVLGAAGQVAYHLMESAGITAAPWWITTVVACLPVAVLGMGAALAHLLHTDRQQREP
- a CDS encoding cell division protein FtsK translates to MPTPDDGYDWQAAEADLTTDGSADVVDLTARRRKTNPAGSFAVDIDDESDDRDDDAPVPVNPPATPAGGRSRLAAVVGAERRPIIPAWLRSRSELRNVVRWTAGHYTHVSMYHLSRSPKYAARLAWRAPFGVARLLGHTVRWVTDAEGIPVRLAVVRQENAELYLKLSRQRDVRVRWRGLVLTAILLLGVPTVLTLMALAGSWQRWAILAGVVALFGVAGTPKDKPLLDVAAVSPRVRKLSADVVTRAFLAAGLCKPDDLITFPAPIMRDGPGWRAVIDLPYWTNADKAIKKRDQLAAGLDLDEVQVWPERVRGTAGSARRLALWVADEDPYAKGSGAWPLIGKGSVNIFAPFPFGQDQRGRPVPLLLMFTSLLVGAIPRMGKTFAARLPVLAAALDPIVELHIYDGKGGQDWRPFERIAHRTGYGVRDEVVQALVDDLRGLVADMNRRYDTIATLPADLCPESKVTRQIAEKRSLKLWPILVAVDEFQRYSAHPVHGDEIVSLLTELCKVGPSVGIMILLATQKPDGKAVPTDLRDNIGTRFALKTMTWQSSEAVLGAGSYTAGYDSSRFQRGHKGVGILLGADDSGSVDEAVTVRTNLAEMADVEKVINRARELRERAGTLTGHAIGQAPETVARAGDTLLDDILTVVPKGEAKVWSETVVARLAELRPEVYGGWETGNLAPALKPHGVTVGRQVWGTDPVTGERANRKGILRDDITTAVTKRDQRRKAG